In a genomic window of Gossypium arboreum isolate Shixiya-1 chromosome 7, ASM2569848v2, whole genome shotgun sequence:
- the LOC108469855 gene encoding WAT1-related protein At5g40240-like isoform X1 encodes MGLSSYLWNALPFMAMITVECTDVGISVISKAALSKGMSNVVSVTYFNALGTLILLPYFIFCRDKQAPLTFSLLWRFFLLGLIGSSGQIIFLTGVKFSSPTLSSALVNLIPIFTFLLAVIFRMEKLEMRKSSSQAKLLGAIVAVTGAFVVTLYKGPPVLMSSSPSDFLHHPFDSKQSKWIIGGLSEQSKWIIGGFLLLLVCLSSATWNVLQAATVKEYTDKMTIVFFFTFFIAIQSLVFSVILERNPTAWRLKSNEEVAAILCSALFGSLYRISIHTWCLEKKGPVYVSMFKPLGIAVAVALTVIFLGESLFLGSVIGSTIILVGFYTVIWGQANEKNMLENEVCGLESSHQKTPLIRNS; translated from the exons ATGGGGTTAAGTTCTTACCTATGGAATGCACTCCCTTTTATGGCAATGATTACAGTGGAATGCACAGATGTGGGTATATCAGTGATAAGTAAAGCAGCTTTGAGTAAAGGAATGAGCAACGTTGTTTCAGTTACTTATTTCAATGCTTTGGGTACTTTGATCCTTCTTCCATACTTCATCTTTTGCAG AGATAAGCAAGCTCCTTTGACTTTCTCACTGCTTTGGAGATTCTTCCTCTTAGGCTTGATAGG AAGCTCAGGACAGATTATATTTCTTACTGGAGTCAAATTTAGCTCCCCTACTCTCTCATCAGCTTTAGTAAACCTTATCCCCATTTTCACTTTCCTGCTTGCAGTCATATTTAG GATGGAAAAGTTAGAAATGAGAAAATCAAGCAGTCAAGCTAAATTGTTGGGTGCCATTGTAGCTGTAACAGGAGCATTCGTAGTGACTCTCTATAAGGGTCCTCCAGTTTTAATGTCTTCATCTCCTTCAGATTTTCTTCATCACCCTTTTGATTCAAAGCAATCTAAGTGGATTATTGGAGGCCTTTCAGAGCAATCTAAGTGGATTATTGGAGGCTTTCTTCTTTTATTGGTTTGCCTTTCATCTGCAACATGGAATGTTCTTCAG GCAGCCACTGTTAAGGAATATACAGATAAAATGACGATTGTCTTCTTCTTTACGTTCTTTATAGCTATCCAATCTTTGGTTTTCTCTGTAATTTTGGAAAGAAATCCAACTGCATGGAGATTGAAGTCTAATGAAGAAGTAGCTGCCATTTTATGCTCG GCACTATTTGGAAGTTTGTACAGGATTTCAATTCATACATGGTGCTTAGAAAAGAAGGGACCTGTGTATGTTTCCATGTTCAAGCCCTTAGGGATTGCTGTTGCAGTCGCCCTCACTGTCATATTTCTTGGCGAGTCTCTTTTTCTTGGCAG TGTGATTGGATCAACAATCATTTTAGTGGGATTCTACACAGTGATATGGGGACAAGCCAATGAAAAGAACATGTTGGAAAATGAAGTTTGTGGCTTGGAATCATCCCACCAAAAGACCCCTCTTATTCGCAATAGCTGA
- the LOC108469855 gene encoding WAT1-related protein At5g40240-like isoform X2 produces MGLSSYLWNALPFMAMITVECTDVGISVISKAALSKGMSNVVSVTYFNALGTLILLPYFIFCRMEKLEMRKSSSQAKLLGAIVAVTGAFVVTLYKGPPVLMSSSPSDFLHHPFDSKQSKWIIGGLSEQSKWIIGGFLLLLVCLSSATWNVLQAATVKEYTDKMTIVFFFTFFIAIQSLVFSVILERNPTAWRLKSNEEVAAILCSALFGSLYRISIHTWCLEKKGPVYVSMFKPLGIAVAVALTVIFLGESLFLGSVIGSTIILVGFYTVIWGQANEKNMLENEVCGLESSHQKTPLIRNS; encoded by the exons ATGGGGTTAAGTTCTTACCTATGGAATGCACTCCCTTTTATGGCAATGATTACAGTGGAATGCACAGATGTGGGTATATCAGTGATAAGTAAAGCAGCTTTGAGTAAAGGAATGAGCAACGTTGTTTCAGTTACTTATTTCAATGCTTTGGGTACTTTGATCCTTCTTCCATACTTCATCTTTTGCAG GATGGAAAAGTTAGAAATGAGAAAATCAAGCAGTCAAGCTAAATTGTTGGGTGCCATTGTAGCTGTAACAGGAGCATTCGTAGTGACTCTCTATAAGGGTCCTCCAGTTTTAATGTCTTCATCTCCTTCAGATTTTCTTCATCACCCTTTTGATTCAAAGCAATCTAAGTGGATTATTGGAGGCCTTTCAGAGCAATCTAAGTGGATTATTGGAGGCTTTCTTCTTTTATTGGTTTGCCTTTCATCTGCAACATGGAATGTTCTTCAG GCAGCCACTGTTAAGGAATATACAGATAAAATGACGATTGTCTTCTTCTTTACGTTCTTTATAGCTATCCAATCTTTGGTTTTCTCTGTAATTTTGGAAAGAAATCCAACTGCATGGAGATTGAAGTCTAATGAAGAAGTAGCTGCCATTTTATGCTCG GCACTATTTGGAAGTTTGTACAGGATTTCAATTCATACATGGTGCTTAGAAAAGAAGGGACCTGTGTATGTTTCCATGTTCAAGCCCTTAGGGATTGCTGTTGCAGTCGCCCTCACTGTCATATTTCTTGGCGAGTCTCTTTTTCTTGGCAG TGTGATTGGATCAACAATCATTTTAGTGGGATTCTACACAGTGATATGGGGACAAGCCAATGAAAAGAACATGTTGGAAAATGAAGTTTGTGGCTTGGAATCATCCCACCAAAAGACCCCTCTTATTCGCAATAGCTGA
- the LOC128295215 gene encoding uncharacterized protein LOC128295215, which produces MCFVVMAAEKIMAISFMVLMVMALLATQVRAVEESNIDGDVKGRLYSCIVECELNCRPETSTSRFAACMALCMIGCEHSPLLAFDYTTGCANSIIKAYNPTDAGKVGSIISSCYKTCNNNN; this is translated from the exons ATGTGCTTTGTAGTCATGGCTGCAGAGAAAATAATGGCGATAAGCTTCATGGTGTTGATGGTTATGGCTCTGCTAGCAACTCAAGTGCGAGCGGTTGAAGAATCAAATATTGATGGTGATGTAAAAGGAAGGTTATACTCATGTATTGTAGAGTGTGAACTTAATTGTCGTCCTGAAACCAGTACTTCACGCTTTGCAGCTTGCATGGCTCTTTGCATGATAGGATGCGAACATTCCCCACTTCTTGCCTTCGATTATACCACTGGATGTGCAAACTCCATAATCAAAGCTTACAATCCCACTG ATGCTGGAAAAGTTGGTAGCATTATCAGTTCTTGCTACAAGACTTGCAATAATAACAACTAA
- the LOC128295227 gene encoding uncharacterized protein LOC128295227: MVAKKMMAINLMVLMMMAMVVNEVRASENLDVERGVKEGIGSCAKECALKCLPQINPRRIVICTALCIIACKLNPPPAIFNCTTDCSTSIIKTDDPTEARKIDSIVGSCYETCKNNN, translated from the exons ATGGTTGCGAAGAAAATGATGGCAATAAACTTGATGGTGTTGATGATGATGGCTATGGTAGTAAATGAAGTGCGAGCTAGTGAAAATTTAGATGTCGAGCGTGGTGTAAAAGAAGGGATAGGCTCCTGTGCTAAAGAGTGTGCACTTAAATGCCTTCCTCAAATCAATCCTCGACGTATTGTAATTTGCACGGCTCTTTGCATAATAGCATGCAAACTTAATCCCCCACCTGCCATCTTCAATTGTACCACTGACTGTTCAACTTCCATAATCAAAACCGACGACCCCactg AGGCAAGAAAAATAGATAGCATCGTCGGTTCTTGCTACGAGACTTGCAAGAATAACAATTAG